acaaggaaaatgtTGGTATACATTCCATTGAAAAATGTAACGAATTTTTGGGTAAGAAGTATTCAAGGAGACAgtttccattgaaacttgcttATGCATGTACAATACATAAAGTACAAGGTTTGACCTTAGACAAAGCTGTGGTATCATTGAAAAGGACATTTGAGTCTGGTCAAGCATATGTTGGGCTTAGTCGTGTTTCTTCATTATCTGGCCTTActatagaaaattttgaatctAAAAGCATACATTGTAATCCTGAAATCAAAGAAAGATTGGATAACATGAAaccatttattgaaaatttggaagCTGAAAAGAGTGATAGTGATAAGTTCACTTTAATTTTGCACAATATACAAGGATTAAGACAACATTTTTTAGATCTTCGTTCCCAACAACAATTTATGAATGCAAACATAATTTGTTTGACTGAGACATGGATTAATGATGacaacattttaaatatttttatggatGAACATAAATTCTACCATCAGCCACGTAGTCTTTCATACAATGAATCTGGAAATTCAGGCAAATTTAAAGACCTAGCACACGGCGGCGTTGGAATGTATGTGAAGAAAATTGACACGAGCAGATTAAACATAAATGTGGATAATTTGGAGTTTATTGCAGTTCTTATTAGTAGATCTCCTTCTCTTGTTGTTTCAGTCGTATATCGACCTCCTTCTTATgatattaatcatttttgtcaaaatttgactgatttgataaATGAACTGAATAAAAGATGCACAAGATGTATTATAACaggtgattttaatgaaaatttgatgaaaggatCATCAAAGATACATCAGTTAATGTCTATGAATGGTTACAAACAGCATGTTATGAATCCTACAACAGAGAGTGGAACATTAATAGATCATGTTTACAGTAAGGGATTAGACTCATTAGAAGCTGAAGTCATTCCTGTGTATTATAGTTATCATGAAGCAATTCAAGTAATATTTTAGTTGacgtgaaatgaaataaaaatactcaTGTACCCGTTTTCTATTGAATTTTGGAAGTGTTTACTTAAGATACATTATAGTAACATCCTAAATCAAGAAGCATTAATTTTGaggcatgtaaaaaaaaatcatattgagtGTAATATGATTGTGAATGCAGTTTGTTaatgtattaaaatatcttgACTGTTATTTATCGTACGATACAGATGTCAAAAGGGAGGAGAATGTTTATCTGATATCTtagaaaagcaagaaggaaaGAATAAAGGGTAAGTGtagatttaattttgtattgatcaAATAGTTATGattgcaaaatgaaaaatttaacatattttgataaatgaaagtCTGCATAGATTATGAATAAAGGCAATTTTCAAAAGAGCTCTGgatttatgaatacattaatttaaaaaaaaggatattcaaCCAAGTATATTTAAATCAAGTTCAAAACATTACATTTCATGTAAAGGACATTATGACAATGCCTCCACCCACCAAAGGTGCTGCCAGAGACATTATGTTTTCGggttgtccgtccgtccgtcccaCTTTCGTTCTCGCGATAACTTAAAAACCAGTCAACTAATCAACTTCATACTCGGCTCGAGGACACCTATCTGGGTGACGATGAGCTGAGTAGTTTTtgggtccaaaggtcaaaggtcaaaggtcatagaattcaataaaatacataagaaatagaccTTTCTCACAAAAAATCAAAAACCCTTTGACAGATCAATTTCAAACTTGGCTCATGTGTGCATATACAAGTGACAATGAGCTGATAAGTTTTGGGgtctcaaggtcaaaggtcaaggtcataaaattcaataaaatacataaaaaatagacTATTCTTGTAATAACTCTAAAACCTTTTGACAGATCAACTTTAAACTTGGCTCATGTGTACATATACAATAGACGATGAGCTGATTAAATTTTTTgaatgtcaaggtcaaaggtcaaggtcataaaattcaataaaatacatcaaaaataGACCGATCTCATGATAACTCCAAAACCCTTTAACAGATCAACTTCAAAACTGGTTCATGTGTGCATATACAGCTGACAATGATCTGAGTAGATTTTGGGTCTCAACGTCAAAAGTGAAGGtcataaaattgaataaaatgcataagaaatagATTGTTCTAATGATAACTTTTAAACCCTTTGAAGGATCAACTTCCAACTTCTTTCATGTGTGCATATACAAGTGACAGTGACCTGTTCAGATTTTTGGTCTCAAGGTCACAGGATTCAGTGAAGTTTATATGTTATCTGACTAGATTCTGCAGTCGCAAGATCAAAGGTCTACTATTTTATACTTTATGGAAAGAGAAACTAGGATATATATTTCTCGTCTGGCAGTGGCGGAGGCGTACATTTCGACCGTGCGCAGTCAAAGATTCGTCTGGTTTCAAAATGCAATTACTACTgcaaagatattttattttacaatacaTGGTGTCATAAGAAGCATCAGTTTATTATTGCAACAGCAATtatcaaaaagaaatgaaacagaatTTGAATCTAGTTTggaagtgaaagaaatgaaaactttCTACTAAGAATGtgcttttattttcaatgaatacaaaaatcttGTAATTTATAATGACTACATGGTATACATCGACTCAGAAAAAAGGTAgtccaagggggagggggttatgGGACAAAGATATATAAGTGTATTGTGTAATagttcttaattttctttacatACCATTTGCAGTTTCTGTAATACACTGTGTAATAATGTTGTTCTCTCAATGTTACTATTAAGTACAGGTACCAACAAGAACCCAAACACCAACAATGTGATAACTCCTCTTGGGGATTACTGCCTGACTTGCGGTTATTAGACCGCTTTTCATCTAATGATTTGGGACCATGTAGGAGTGTGCATAGTGTACAAAGCCATTCATTTATGCAGTTTCACTCCATTGGTttgtattgatgaaatttatatCCAATCCCAATCGGTGCCATACAAGCCTGGTGTCTGTAAATGCTCCTGTGAGTAATGTGCTGACCAGGTTTATCCCTGAAATTGTTAGTGAACAGAGCAGCTGGAGGATCCCAGCCCTTGGTGATAAATGCTGGGTATTGTGGtgaataataatgtttaatatcaTCAAAACACTTGTCTACAAACAGGAAAAACAATttagaaatttgttttattgacaagatttgatgatgataacttatgaaatttaGATAATTGAAAATGTGTCACAGATATGTAATCCCCTCTCACCCATATTTAGTGTTTGTCGTCCAGTTAATCATTTGTCGTCCAGTTTATCATTACTCTAAACAAAAGACTTTAATGAAGAACACACCTTCAAGACAAGGATTGACTAACTCCTCACTACTTGCGCacttatttcaaagaaaaacgtTTATCAACCATAATCTGTCAGTCTCATTGGCTACCAGACAAATCGCCTGCCCACAAATGCTACAGGTCCTTGAAATTGTCAAAGAAAAGACCACTTAGAGGACATTGGCTCGTCTAAAATGTAACTGGACTCTGTGATGGGTCACTTTCtataaatttgtttattatcatctgAACAATTTCAGCTTTCTTATCATTGcagaatttttgtttattttgattttcaacagtttttttaaattatagttCACAATCTGCTTCATATGTAAACCCCAACTGAGATGTgcaatacaaaaagaaatcaaaagtaAATCAATGATTCAAGACTTATAAAAGCCATGTCCACCCCAAGAACAAATGGATTTGGACgaaaagggaaaaatcaaacgaacatgctttatgctgaaaatttcatcaaaattgaatgttaTTATAGTATTTGAAAAGAGGTCGGATTTTTCCTTTAAGATTTACTTACAAGAGTTGGACGAAGAGGGTGTAAAGTGTTTGTCTTATCACAACATTGAAATGTACATCTCAGAACAAATAgttccatttttgtaaagttattatattgaatatggactgttattagaaatgaaaattatatataattatgtaaattgcTTGGGATAAAGTATACttccttttttatgaaattgtatTACGGAATGGTGTTATAACTTAGTAAAGAGGAAGGATCTTGTGAAAGTGATTATGTTACGCGGGAAGAAAACCCGCTTGGTCAGTAGAGATCGATTGTTTTGAGGTCATTGGTCAAGCTACTCAGTGAGGAGAGCAATCAGTCAGAGAGTCCTGTAGGATCCAGATAATTTAGATCTCAATCCTGTCGAGGTATGTTGATTGATATGTGCTATTTTATAAGAGAAGGATATCTATGTTTTGGAATATATTATCTCTAAATCATGAACTAGAATTAGAGCATTGAATCGTAATTTTTCTGTTAGGTCAAGGATACCTACTACGTGGCATGTTACGTAACAATgaatgtgtgtatatatgtatcGGGTACCTATCGATTCAAGATGGTATCACTCTTTCCTTTTTGTCTTGGAATTGCGGAATTGGAGGACTATATTTATGTAGTTGTATTTCTTTAACGCTCGATAAATTATTTACCTGGTGTATTTAAATAGACGATGAGTAGAATTTATAAATGTGAATAATTCGTAAACCGGGAGATTTGGTAAATGGTAGCCTCAAGGTCAGGCAATGTCAAATCATTTCGTACTGATGGTTTCGATTAATTATCGATTTAACTTTAATCGATTAATATTTTCGCCAGTTCAGttatatattttagattttaaaatgatacgTGATCAATTGATATTATACAATCATATATATTAAGGATTGGTGTATCGTTTATTTATTTAGGAGTTTGAATGTTCATTGTTGATGGAACTAGCTGGATTGTGATGATTTCTGGGTTTTCTACGAAGGTAcgaaaagttatgaattttcctTGTAATTTAATGACTGTGTTGTTCGAAGTGATATCTTATAATATTAGGATAAGAATGATtggtgaatttgatttttttccttcgaGCATTGAAGGCTTAAATGATAACTTTTTCATTAGATCACGGTGTTTGAATTAATAATTCTAATTTTTTGTCAATATGATGTTAAGAACATTTACAGTTAATCGATTGTAATTTCCCTGTAAGATGTATAGGAACCTAAAAGGTATTATGATATAGTTGAATAGTTACTCATGCAAAtgtatgttattatttattttagattGCAGTGTTGGGTACCGGAATCTGACCCTAGAAAGTGATTGTTTTGGTCCTTGGTATGGTTTTTAACCTGTATCTGCCCTAGTCGGGTGAGTCAAGATGGCCGTACTTAAAAGATTGATACGTGCAgcattttttaccaaaattaaCGGTGTTTTGTGATCGATTACGAAAGTTTGAATTTGTTGACATATATAAAAGATTGATATATTTGGAAGAATGTTTCCAAAGTTTgctatataaattgtgaattcatatattttacaatgaaagaaaCTATTGCAAAAGAGGTCGATTTAAGCTTAGAAACATATAATATCTATGATAATTGTGACTATTTAATTATCGATAGTTGTATTAATAACttgttataaatattattactttTCGCATATTATCGAGCGCAGACTAATATCTACTTATATGATtgcaaatcatttaaaaaaaaaaaaaacacacattgTAGTGGCCTGCTCAGTGATCGACAGGTGTATTCGTAATATTAAGAGTTTATATTCTGTCTTGACATGTAAATGCTTTATTCATGCTGTAATGATATTTTGAACATTATACtcatgttctttattgtttcTCTCTTTTGTGCTTGCAGAggttttttcttttccaatttgTTATATACTGAACAACTGTTGTGCTCAAGTGGGAAATTAAATTCCGCTCACAACCTACAACTCTCGTCGTATCGTGTCTTGTGTTCTGGAGTGTCCTGACAACTTCCCCCAAAAATCCAGAATACTACATTATGTCAGTTCAAAGTTTTTCTGTATTcagcaaaacagttatatacacatcatgCTTTGTATGCAATTTAGAAAGTGATGACATcaagtcactatttcttttgtatttttattaaataaaatatgaaatatttcatttttttcctccttaGGAAACAAACCAAGTTTGATTCTATTCTCACATTCTtcataaaccattgataaaacCTGTTGTGAAGAAATTAAGTGTATCTGtgttatcatattttcaaaaacatgaaatttggtatgatttatgtaataaaatgcaaaagaagtagtgagtatgtgacatcatcaactcattGATTTGGACATGACCACGATTTggttataactgttttgtataaGATAaccaatattttaaaattacattactttcttattttccatgcAATTTGTATTAAGTGTGTGACATAATGTTTCCTAGATTGTCCTCTTTTGgttgaaatcaatttttgttgggggtggactacTCCTTTAAGGAAAGTGTCTTAAATTGGTTACTTATGTtacatttttgtattgttttatattatcCATTTACTACTGTTTTATTTGTCACTGCACTTGAGTGTTTCGTTATTACCAATGTATTCAGATAATTGGAAATTCAGTTTTGCTGTTGTGATTCTTTTGTGAAATGGTGATtgaatgtaaaaaagaaaatttgcatCCATTTTAAATTTCAGTTCATATGTCTGCCTTTTGGAGAAACAGTTACCTGACTAGATTTCAAAGTGTGAAGATTGAAGGTCTATAGTGTTTTTTTGTTCATGGAAATAGAaagtaagaaatatttttctggTCGGGCAGTGGCGGAGGCATACATTTTGACCGTGCACAGTCGAGATTTATCTAGTTTTCAATGAGAATTGTGGCAACATCATTTTAATCACCAAAAAACATAGATTGTTTTGACtgagtaaaagtagaaataatgacacatttatgaattttgggagaaaagtttatttgatttgttttgatcattACAGCATTTTAAAGCCTGACAGTCATTTACATAATATTGCATAACTTGAGAACCACATATATGAATTTGATATGGAACAATGTGCAAAGCTTGTATGTAAATTGTGTTGAACCACTGTGTTGATGAGTTCTCAACATTGTCAGTTTTCAcagttgatttaacaccacaaAAAATTAAGCCAGTTATATTTAAAGAGATCTTCATTACGAATTGACCTGCGTGAATGGTAAAACATCCCACTATTCATAAAGGAAAGTtattattttagtttctctttATACATCAGTAACTGACATTGTCTAAAGCAAGCTAAAGAATTTTTATTCCTCTGCTCATCAAAAGTGGTTGCCGGTGGCATTATGTTTTGGATTATCCGTCTGTTCGTCCATCCGTTCATCTGTCTGTTCATTCCATTTTTGTTCTCGCAGTAACTCAAAAACCATTTCACAGATCAACTTCAACTTGGACCATATATGCATTAGGTGCTCAAAATGATTTCACACATGCGTATGCATGTATGTATcgttagaaaaaaattaatattcatattctgTTGGTACATGATCTCATTATTTAGGGTTAACAGATCAAGGTCAAGGTCAGAAAGTTCAAGCAAGTACATAATAAATACTCTGTTCTTGCTACAACTCAAAAACAGTTTCATGGATTCACTTGAAACTTGAATCCTGTATGGAATGGCGGTGAAGAAGATCTCATCAGTTTAAAGGTCATGAGGTCAGAGGTCAAgttcacaaaattaaaaaaaaatagataaaaatactcatttttacttttacaattttgtagatcatCTTGTAACTTTGATTGTGTATGCATCTGTAATGAATTTTTGCTTTTCGCTTAATGGACTTTttgcaaaaaatatcaaacaacaaaaatggTCTACTCcaccaggcccccccccccccctcttcccagtGAATTGTTAAACTAAGCATCACTTTTCTGTTTAGATGCAGTATTTTGCAATAAtacattatatgaatgaaactTTATGTATGTAGTCTGTGTATGTATTTAGGATCCCTATGATATTGGAATAACAATGTAAGCCCAAGCCTTCAGGGCTTTGGGTAACAGTTAAAATGCTGTGAACCTTTTAATTtgattattatgaattatttgttgatcattgttattgtatttatattttcttttttatgttcagAAATCTGTCATTATCTTTTATGGCTTTTGATTGTACAAATaaagatagaaaataaaaatactaaAGAGTATTTTCTTTTAGTGTGATGcagtaaattcaatttttccttaaattttgaaattatttcctcTTATCATTGTACTTAAAGTAATAACCACACCATaagcctgaaaaaaaaaaaaaacagtgaaagaGATTAGGTAATAATAGCAAAGAAGGTCATTGTGGTTTAATGGtgaatgatgattatggtagtGGTAATGATAATGGCGATGTTGATGATCATAATTTACAAGTCTGGTGTCTGTAAATGCTATAGCCCCTGTGAGTAATGTGCTGACCATGTTTATCCCTGAAATTGTTAGTGAACGGAGCAGCTGGAGGATACCAGCCCTTGGTGATAAATGCTGGGTattgtaatgaataataatgtttaatatcaTCAAAACACTTGTCTACAAACAGGAGAAacaatttagaaattttatttgattaaagacaatatgatgatgaatatgttgataatcatggcaataatgaaaaaaaaagggattgtgatgatgataacaatacatTAGATATGCTGAAACAGGAAAGTCAACCATGATCtatcatttctattttcctcttttatttgtttcttttctctctttttcaacGGACTTCATTGGTGGTTGGTAGGAGGCTTTTGCCCCAAACATTTGATAATGgcaaatatatcataaaatgatACGGCGATGAAAATTTTCGAGAAGAAATTGATAGTGATTATGTTACGAATGAAAGTAATCAACAAATCGGAATAAACTAAGATCAATGCAGCTTGTGACCATGATAAAATAgagaatgatggtgatgatggtaatgttaaaaaacgatgagaaagagagaaagaaaatctttcctctttttttaacctctctctctctgtctctctcgtattggttttctttcttttctttttcttttttatcttcttttttttttttaagcatacATGAATAGTCATTAAAAACGTCATCATAAttgatgtcatcatcatcatgatcatcaataTGTTCGTGACCATTAAATATGTACCAGAGATGAGcaatataacaataattatcatgaatatcatcattatcatcatggtcatcaacagcattatcatgatcattatcattatcctttTCCTAAAAGAAAAGAGCATaggaaatggaaataatctgtgataatgataatcatgattataatagtgaagtattaaatgaagtaataaaatttggttgatgtttgaattgataataattaagatgataatggtgatgataatgataatgttgatgatgatgatgatggtgatagtgatgatgatcatgatcattatcatgatccttttgctaaaaaaaagtgcataggaaatggaaataatctgtgataatgataatcatgattataatagtgaagtattaaatgaagtaataaaattcagttgatgtttgaattgataattaagaagataatggtgatgataatgataatgatggtgatgatgatgatgatgatggtgatagtgatgatgatgataatgattatgatgatgataatgattatgatgataatgattatgatgatgataatgataatttagaaattttattttattgacaaCTTTGATCATGAGAACTAAAtaagcactcttgaaatttaaataattgaacATGTGTCAAAGCTATGTAAAGCTCCCTCCCCAATTTAGTCTTTGATGTCAAGTTTATCATCACTCTAAACAAAAGACTTCCAAGAATTGAGTGACTCCTCACCACTCGTGCACTTATTTGAAAGAGAAAGGTTTATGAACCATTGCCTGTCAGTCTCATTGTCTACCACGCAAATCCCTGCCCATGAATGCTTCAGACCCTTTAATTTGTTGACTGTGAATCAGTACCTTTGTCAGAGAAGAGACCACCTGGAGGACATTAGCACCCgtaaataatgtaattaaagtCTGTCCTGGGTCACTTTGAATAAAGTTGTTTATTATCATCCGAacaattttattgttatcatggcaaatcatttgaataatagaaaaaatatggaaaaaatccaaggataattaaaaaaaaaaaaaaagtggggaagGTCGAGACTTAATACAATGAGGGACAAAATGAtgtcaaaaatgggaaaaatgaagtacttgtcctttaacgcACCTCTTTTACGTTTCCTTTTTCCCCgcttttattggggggggggcggaggagtactttctttttttatcactaAAGTGTAAAGGCGGTGCTCCCTTGCCTTTAATCActtataatgatgatcatgataatgacagCGATGACAATTATTTTAGACCATGTACCTGATCCTCTGttcccctttccccctttttttcctttcttttccaaaaaaatctaCTGTTGTTTTACAACTGATGGAACAACATAAAGtatgaatttttctttaaaaagcaaCGAACAATTCCATTGTGATTAGTGGTATACCGCCATCTTGAGACGTCATCACCACTTATATCAGAAGTTAATTGCATGGGCGTTGTGACGTGCGCCTGTAATCTAAGCTACATTGAGGAAGTTATAAATTGCTGCAGATGTTCGAGGTTCGGGCCCTAGTCACGTCTATCGGACGTtaacgttaaaggtcggtctcgggcgtaaataatcatatctgattgatacacgtctgtatAAACTTAattacacacgcacacacataatGATAAGCTGGAATGTTGAGATATTTGTGCTACCTTGATAAACATACTTGGAAAATGAGAACCATATTAaagacaattatgatgatgaatatgttgataatcatggcaataatgaaaaaaaagggattgtgatgatgataaaaatacagaagataTGCTGAAAGAGGAAAGTCGACCATGATCTATAAtttctattttcctcttttatttgtttcttttctctctttttcaacGGACTTCATTGGTGGTTGGTAGGAGGCTTTTGCCCCAAACCTTTGATGATGgccaaaatatcataaaatgataCGGCGATGATAATTTTCGGGAAAAATTGATAGTGACAGATCAGAATAAACTAAGATTAATGATAAATACAACGCAGCTTGTGACCATGATAAaattggtaatgatggtgatgatggtaatgttaaaaacaaagagaaacagagaaagaaaaatctttcctcttttaacctctctctctctctctgtctgtctgtctctctttctctctctctgtctctctgtctctctctctctctctctctgtaatatgtttattatgatgatcatgatcattaataTGCTCATGACCATTTGATATTACCAGAGATAAGCAACATAAcgatcatcattatgatcatacataacatcattattatcagcatGGTCATCAACAGCATCATCAGGATCACTATCATAATCCATGTGATTAAAATGAACATAGGAAATGAACATAATCAAGAAAGATGGTGGTATAGGCATTAGATACGTAAAAAAGGCTTGATACtgagaaattatatgaaaaacatggaaaatgacctttaaaatgGTTATTTATTGCAATATGTGTACCTATATACATTCCAATGGACATAAGAAATAaggtgaaaaaaagaataacaaagaaaaaaaaagttgcaggaGTCGGACTCGAACCGGGGACCTTTTACTTATACCCCCATTCCACTGAAGCAAGATGGCTGAAAGACCGATGAAAGACCATGAAATTTGCttgatctttcaatggtctttcaatgatctccaAGGTCTTTTACGATTCCTGACAAATCTTTCAGTGGTATTCATGGTCTCAGTgatctccaaaactttttgaaacagttcaaaacagtctttcagcggtctttcaggaaaatggtctttcagtAGTCTCTCAGTAGTCTTTCAGCGATCTCTCAATAAACTATCAAAGGTCTTATTAGTCCTTCCATGATCTTTTGACAGTCTCCAATTTTTTTTGCCAAGATCGCTGAAAGACTGCTGAGAGATCAAGGAGGGATCATTTAAAAAACTGCATAAGTCTACAGAAACCAATGAAAGACATGTATGGAGATCGTCCAAAGATCATTTattgcataaaagatctctgaaagactattgaaagaccattgaaagatcacCGAGGGACTAGTGAAGTTCAGCAAAGCAATTATAAAAACAACGgcatttcaatatttgaacTCACTCTGTTCACACAAATTTAAATCAGTCTTACTCATGCCGTACAAGGAAAAAAGGTCTGCCTATAACCCGATGCCTCCTGATTTGGAAGACGCCCCGGATGAAATCATGGCGGAGTCGGACTCTAATATTTCAGAGGGCAGAgcaaaccagaaaaaaaaatgaaaggaaaaagcATCATGGGCACTTTCTGaacgagaagaagaaaatttgctAGAATGGCTCTGTAAACACCCAGAATTTTACAACAAAAATCTCAAGGATTACAAGAATACACTAAAGAAAGAACCATTGTGGAGGGAGAAGGCTGAAGAGATTTTAGGCAGACTATCAGAAGTATATGTCCAGGATCAATGAGCTTGTACAGAACACTAGCTGTTATCTGTTTATTCAAACTTATGCAGTAGTCTCAgtcagtctttcagagttctcCTGAGGGTCTTGGTTAGTCTTTCATTGTTCCTTCATTGGTCTCAgttggtctttcagagatcttgaTGGATCTTTCGAAGATCTCTGGCAATGTgtcatatcatgaagctattacgagctatctcgtaatagcttcatgcgtggtcctatcgcgttatgtaagcgggctctaactttcgcctggcgcgCGGCTCGCCGAtcgatgttagatatcgttccttcgcctcAAGGacgcgataacaaaggattaagagagaaattggaagatggttctccttctcgtgatagcttcatggatagatagacagatatatagatagacagacatatagatagacagagagacagaaatatagatagatagagagacagacatatagatatatatatagatagatatatagatagatagatagatactatctatctatctatatatctatctatagacatatagatagatacagagacagacatatagattgataga
The genomic region above belongs to Lytechinus pictus isolate F3 Inbred chromosome 12, Lp3.0, whole genome shotgun sequence and contains:
- the LOC135156116 gene encoding uncharacterized protein LOC135156116, yielding MKDLRRYRVHAGGKQRNKKGQPTYHDRREERITLGRYLLNRLMHVDNRCQKGGECLSDILEKQEGKNKGYQQEPKHQQCDNSSWGLLPDLRLLDRFSSNDLGPCRSVHSVQSHSFMQFHSIGLY